One genomic window of Plasmodium coatneyi strain Hackeri chromosome 12, complete sequence includes the following:
- a CDS encoding Histone h3, which produces MVRTKKSVPMHNPLSNVDGGGSSNEPTNKTAQSRSSHKHAATGKGTRSQIPQKGMKKTTRIRRPHRYRPGVLALKEIRAYQASTQLLIPKIPFVRVVKEITRLFELPNEQLRYTPEALLALQTASEAYLVSLFEDAYLCSLHANRVTLMPKDIHLARRIRGRD; this is translated from the coding sequence ATGGTGCGAACGAAAAAGAGCGTGCCCATGCACAACCCCCTGAGCAACGTAGACGGGGGGGGGAGCAGCAACGAACCGACGAACAAGACGGCACAGAGCAGATCATCACATAAGCACGCCGCAACGGGGAAAGGTACTCGAAGTCAAATTCCGCAAAAGGGAATGAAGAAGACAACTCGAATTAGGAGACCCCATAGATACAGACCAGGTGTATTAGCATTAAAAGAAATACGAGCATACCAAGCGTCAACACAGTTGCTTATTCCAAAAATACCTTTTGTTCGAGTGGTAAAGGAGATCACCCGATTGTTTGAATTGCCCAATGAACAACTGCGTTACACCCCCGAAGCTCTGTTGGCACTGCAAACCGCATCGGAGGCCTACCTCGTCAGTCTATTTGAAGACGCCTACTTATGTTCACTTCACGCAAACCGGGTTACCCTCATGCCTAAGGATATCCACTTGGCTCGCCGAATCCGCGGCCGCGACTGA